The genomic window GGACTCGTCGGTGTAGTACTTCACGTTGACGGTGTCGTTCTTCGCCGCGCCGAGGAGGCCCTGGTAGTCGGCGTACTTCTTGTACGAGATGAGCTCGTTGAACTTGTAGCTGTCGATCGTGTACTGGCCGGCGAACGCCTTGCCCTTGACGATGTCGGCGTCCGGGGTGATCTCGGTGGCGGAGAAGACGTCCTCGTCGACGATCGGGCCGACGGGGCTCGAGAGCACCTGCGGGAAGGTCTGGTCGTTCTCGGTCTTCAGCGTGAAGACGACGGTGAGGTCGTCGGGCGCGTCGGTCTTCTCGAGGTTGCCGAGGAGCGAGGACGGTCCGTTGTCGTCCGCGATGGCGAGTTGACGGTCGAAGCTGAACTTCACGTCGGACGAGGTGAGGTCGTTGCCGTTGGCCCACTTGAGGCCCTTCTTGAGCTTCACCGTGTACTCGGTCGGCGAGGTGAACTCGGCCGACTCGGCGATGTCGGGCTCGACGTCGGGGCTGTTGTACGGCGTGTTCAGGAGGAACGGGAAGACCTGGTTCATGACGGCGAAGGAGCCGTTGTCGTACGATCCGGCCGGGTCGAGCGTCGTGACCTTGTCGGTCGTGCCGATGACGATCGTGCCACTGGCGCCGCTGCTGGATCCGCTCCCGCCGCCGGCGGCGCAGCCGGCGAGGGCGAGGGCGGTGATGGAGAGACCCGCGAGCGCGACGGCGCTCTTCCGGAATCCGCTACGTGGGGATGACATTGATGTCGACCTCGTTTTCTGTGTGTGAGAGACGGCACGGCTGTGTGCAGGTTCTTCGCACGTGCTTGTAGAGGATTACAGCACGCTCCGAACAAATCCCTCAAACCCAGAAGGCTTCCGGTGCTGATTCGTTACGAGCACGAAACGTGCGCATGCGGCAGCTGTCGCGCAAGGACCGCGCGTTTGGCCCGCAGTCCGTGGAACTCGCCATCTCGCACCGATCATGGATCACCGGTTGTCGATAGTATACAGTCTACAGATGACAGGTCCGGATGAGGCGGACCTCAAGACTCTGAGGAGCTCGTATGTCTGTGCACCCGCCTGCGGCCACCACCGCTCAGCTGGGCGGCGACACGCCCGCCGCTCCCGAGTTGCGCCCGGCGCAGAGCGCTCGCGTGGCGCGGACGCACCTCACCTATCGGGAGGCGGCTCCCGGGCTCTCCGTCCGTGCAGCGGACCTGTCGCTCAGACTCGACGGCGGCGGTCACGGGCTCCTCGACACGACGCACTTCGACACCGTCCGCTTCCCGCCACCGGCCTGGGCCGACCAGGCCATCCGCGAGGCCGTCGCCACCGGCGAATGGGCGTACACCCCGTACCGAGGCGACCCCGGCGTGCTCACCGACCTCGCCTCGGCGATCAGCGGCTTCCTCGGCAGCCCGGTGGGTCCCGGCAACCTCGCCCTGACCCCCGGGACGCAGGGTGCCCTGTTCACGACACTGTCCTCGATCGTCGACGAGGGCGACCTCGTCCTCCTCGCCGACCCGGACTACCTGTTCTGCGAGCGGATCCTCGCGTTCCTCGGAGCACGGGTCGAGCGCATACCGCTCATCCTCGACGGCGAGCGCCCCGGCCTCGACCTCGACGTGGTCGAACGGTTCCTGCCCGAGCAGCCGAAGCTGCTCATGTTCTCGCACCCGAACAACCCGACCGGCGCCGTCTATCCCGCGGAGATGATCTCCCGCGTCGCCGAGCTCGCCGTCGCCGGCGGCTTCCGCGTCCTCGTCGACGAGCTGTACAGTCGCCTGCTCTACACGGACACCCCGTTCCCACACCTCCGCTCCGAACCCGGCATGGCCGACCGCACCATCACCCTGCTCGGCCCGTCGAAGACCGAGTCCATGAGCGGTTTCCGGATCGGCGTCGTGGTCGCCCCGGAGGACGTCATCGCGTCGGTCGAGCAGACGCTCGCGATGACCTCCCTCCGCGCCCCCGCCTACGCGCAGCGCATGCTCGCCCGGTGGCTCGTCGACGACGACGACTTCCTCCGCGAACGCATCGCCGACCTGGAGGCGATCAAGCGCACCACCGTCGAGAGCCTGTCGCGGGTCCCCGGCCTGCGCATGACGCCGCAAGACGGGACCGCCTACCTGTTCCTCGACGTCTCGGCGTTCGGGGTGTCGGACGTCGAGGTCGCCGGAGCCCTGCAGCGCGAGGCGCAGGTCGTCGTCTCGCCCGGGTACCAGTTCGGCCCCTCCGGCAGCGGGCACTTCCGGATCTGCTACGCCCGCGACGAGACGGAGTGGGCTGCGGCGCTCGAGCGGATGGTCGTGTGCCTGACTGGCCTCGCGACCGCAGCCGGTATCGACGCGTGACCGACGGCGCGCCTCGCGACCCGGGGCTCCAGCCGGCCGGCGCATACTCCGTCGCACGCCTCGTCGGCGAGCTCGTCCACACCGCCGGCATGACCCCGCGGGTCGATGGCGCGCTCGTGGCGACCGGCCGGATCGGTCGCGAACTCGACGACGCCCAGGCGCTGTCCGCCACCCGGATCGCGACCGAACGGGCGCTCGCTGCCGCTACGAGGGCCGTCCCCGAGGGTGCCCTCCTCACCGGAGTGGTCTCCCTGACCGTCTACCTCGCCGTGGCCGACGGCTTCGTCCGGCTGAGTGAGATCGCCGACGCGGCGAGCGCCGTGGTCGTCGAACGGTTCCCGGACGCCGAGCTCCCCGTCCGTGCTGCGCTGGGCGTCGCCGCGCTGCCGGGCGACGCGCCCGTCGAGATCCAGCTCGTCGCCCGATGCGCCGACCGGACGAGCACCTGATCAGCGCCCGTCGCACGACGCCTGTGGTCTGATGGTGGGATGGCCGTCTCGTTCAGTTTCACCGTCGGAGTCCGCGAGCCCCATCACGTCACGGTGCGGGTCGCCGGCATCCGGAACCGGGTGACGATCGAGGTCGACGGGTGGCTGGCGGCCGACAGCGGGGGCAATCTGGGGCGCATCATGCCGAACGTCTTCGACGTCGAGGTCGGGGTGCAGGAACGACACATGGTGTCGATTCGGGTGATCATCCAGGAACCGATCGACGGTGGCGCACGCTACATCGACGTGTTCATCGACGGCCGCTTCGCCGCGCGGCACGACTGGCGGGCGATCCGCGAGCGGTGACCGTGGGTCGACAGGTCAGTAGCCCCGGTCGGCGTCGAAGCGGTTGAGCAGCGACTCCCCCGCGCGGTACCGGGCGAGGTTCTCGATGAAGAGCGCGGTGAGCGTCGCGTTCTCGCTCTCCACCGTGGACGCGGAGTGCGGTGAGATGAGCACGTTGTCGAGGTCCCAGAGGGGCGAGTCGGCGGGCAGGGGCTCCTCACGGAACACGTCGAGGGCGGCACCGCCGAGTCGACCCGAGCGGAGGGCCTCGATGAGGGCGTCCTCGTCG from Plantibacter flavus includes these protein-coding regions:
- a CDS encoding RidA family protein; translated protein: MPDWPRDRSRYRRVTDGAPRDPGLQPAGAYSVARLVGELVHTAGMTPRVDGALVATGRIGRELDDAQALSATRIATERALAAATRAVPEGALLTGVVSLTVYLAVADGFVRLSEIADAASAVVVERFPDAELPVRAALGVAALPGDAPVEIQLVARCADRTST
- a CDS encoding aminotransferase class I/II-fold pyridoxal phosphate-dependent enzyme gives rise to the protein MSVHPPAATTAQLGGDTPAAPELRPAQSARVARTHLTYREAAPGLSVRAADLSLRLDGGGHGLLDTTHFDTVRFPPPAWADQAIREAVATGEWAYTPYRGDPGVLTDLASAISGFLGSPVGPGNLALTPGTQGALFTTLSSIVDEGDLVLLADPDYLFCERILAFLGARVERIPLILDGERPGLDLDVVERFLPEQPKLLMFSHPNNPTGAVYPAEMISRVAELAVAGGFRVLVDELYSRLLYTDTPFPHLRSEPGMADRTITLLGPSKTESMSGFRIGVVVAPEDVIASVEQTLAMTSLRAPAYAQRMLARWLVDDDDFLRERIADLEAIKRTTVESLSRVPGLRMTPQDGTAYLFLDVSAFGVSDVEVAGALQREAQVVVSPGYQFGPSGSGHFRICYARDETEWAAALERMVVCLTGLATAAGIDA